The Vibrio tasmaniensis genome includes a region encoding these proteins:
- a CDS encoding Lrp/AsnC family transcriptional regulator: protein MDRIDRHLLELLQKDGRLTTAELADEVGLSASPCARRIKRLEEKGIIDGYRVSLSREQVGIAMSVFVEVSLNNHQEVSIDKFERAVVEMEEVISCHVVSGAYDYLLEVVSPNLMAYEAFTRKLQRLSNVKDIHTHLAIRQVKGNAPLPVYTD from the coding sequence ATGGATAGGATTGATAGACATCTTCTTGAGTTGCTTCAGAAAGACGGCAGGCTAACCACGGCTGAGTTAGCTGATGAAGTTGGCTTATCGGCTTCACCATGCGCGAGGCGAATCAAAAGACTGGAAGAAAAAGGGATTATTGATGGTTACCGTGTGAGCCTGTCACGGGAACAGGTCGGCATCGCAATGAGCGTGTTTGTTGAGGTGAGCTTGAACAACCACCAAGAAGTGTCGATTGATAAATTTGAAAGAGCGGTTGTCGAGATGGAAGAGGTCATCAGCTGCCACGTTGTATCTGGGGCTTATGATTACTTGTTAGAAGTTGTCAGCCCTAACTTGATGGCTTACGAAGCATTTACCAGAAAGCTACAGCGACTCTCCAACGTAAAAGACATACATACCCATCTTGCGATTAGGCAAGTGAAAGGCAATGCGCCACTTCCGGTTTATACGGACTGA
- a CDS encoding response regulator transcription factor, producing the protein MKSNLSINVLLVEDDKELAASVAEFLEFESIKCDHAYNGLSGFSLAKQNHYDVILLDLMLPKIDGFTVCERLRDNGDDTPILMLTAKDTLEDKEAGFNAGTDDYLIKPFAMRELALRIKALSKRRSSQQKRLVQGDLAYDLESQQVSRSGQVLDLNRLNLMLLELLMRRSPQVVSRREIEECLWPNDAPESNNIKVQVYQLRQKIDKPFESKLIETVVGQGLRIKE; encoded by the coding sequence ATGAAATCTAACCTATCTATCAACGTGTTATTAGTTGAGGATGACAAGGAGCTCGCCGCTTCAGTTGCAGAGTTTCTCGAATTTGAAAGTATCAAATGTGACCATGCTTACAATGGGTTGAGTGGCTTTTCGCTCGCAAAACAAAATCACTACGATGTTATTCTCCTTGACCTCATGTTACCTAAAATTGATGGTTTTACTGTCTGTGAAAGACTTCGAGACAACGGTGATGACACACCTATTTTGATGCTAACGGCAAAAGATACACTGGAAGACAAAGAAGCTGGCTTCAATGCTGGCACCGATGACTACTTAATCAAGCCGTTTGCAATGAGAGAACTCGCCTTACGCATCAAGGCACTCTCTAAGCGAAGAAGTAGCCAACAAAAAAGGTTAGTACAAGGTGACTTAGCCTATGATCTAGAAAGCCAACAAGTATCAAGATCAGGGCAAGTCTTAGACTTAAATCGACTCAACCTAATGCTTTTAGAGCTCCTCATGCGCCGCAGCCCACAAGTGGTTAGTCGAAGAGAAATAGAAGAATGTTTATGGCCAAATGACGCACCAGAAAGTAACAACATCAAAGTGCAAGTTTATCAACTGAGACAAAAAATCGATAAACCTTTTGAATCTAAGTTAATTGAAACGGTTGTTGGTCAAGGTCTGAGAATCAAAGAGTAA
- a CDS encoding efflux RND transporter permease subunit — protein sequence MDNNPKTHGVIAWFVHNPVAANLLMVLIIVAGGFAVIQSRVESFPSLPPTNITVNIEYQSGSARSAEESVAIKIEDSLLGVEGIKQIHSSSNSDGATVTITKSSGYSLDKLQQDVKSVVDAIGDLPSEAKKPVITRQADLEEVVSINLFGDVPISALQRYLDELRNKLLDSPLIQKVDYIGRKAQQVSIEIDEAKLQAFSLSMDQIVNQIKAESLTQTAGQLKGSQGTLVLKTDQQHRSAKDFASLPIKRTATGQTILLSDVAHIKLGLDDDGTITRYNGQPSVGLAVKMYGQSNINQLAQETKSIVDAYQLTLPNGIHLTQWNDQSEPIKNRLSLLLKNSAQGIALVVILLALLLNIRVAFWVAVGLPVTFAGAMVLMGDSFFGLTLNELTTFGFIMALGIVVDDAVVIGESIYEQREKHGASIESTIAGAQKVATPTTFGVLTTIVAFMSLSLVEGELGKIFAQFAMAATFCLIFSLIESKLILPAHLARVKMKPTSAKGIPAVWHHVQQSVLRGFKYITWHFYKPCLQLAIRYRYAVICGFVSLCILVGGSLMTGKLKSVFFPEISDNFITIELAFEDDAGYGLVQRETLKVEQMAASLNDSLVRQYALAVPPIQSVLVETTNNSSQIIVGLSSNTQRPISAGDIAKEWQAMIPTLEGIDSANFLADMISDKAISIELRSQNQATISSATRELTHHLNNVEGVHGIKSSLANTQAQVDIKVNEMGLTMGLTTSNLLQQLNMAYQGYEVQQFQEGSHEIKVKIQYPQAKRQTLDNLKYAQIRLNNGKLVPLNAVANISTRYVSKNIERINRNRVNVITADVDKTIASPEEIVDKLDSDLFKELQNKYRDLSIVLSGQQQEQEQISNSLYSVFAIALIGIYALLAIPLNSYFQPLLIMCTIPFGIVGALMGHLIQGIPISILSLFGMLALTGVVVNDSLLLISRFNTKIMSGDTVYEALIESGTGRLRAIVLTSATTYFGLVPLLSETSPQAQFLIPAATSMGYGILFATIITLILVPLLLMVQQDIKQLYHNIITQRSASFTGVRKNEI from the coding sequence ATGGACAATAACCCAAAAACTCATGGCGTTATCGCATGGTTTGTTCACAATCCTGTTGCCGCAAATCTTTTAATGGTTTTGATCATAGTAGCGGGTGGTTTTGCTGTTATCCAATCACGGGTAGAAAGCTTCCCTTCACTCCCCCCGACCAATATTACGGTGAATATCGAATATCAAAGTGGTTCAGCTCGCTCGGCTGAAGAGAGCGTTGCGATAAAGATAGAAGATTCATTGTTAGGTGTGGAAGGTATCAAACAAATACACAGCAGTTCAAATAGTGACGGTGCCACGGTAACCATCACTAAGTCGAGTGGTTATTCACTCGACAAACTGCAGCAAGATGTAAAAAGTGTGGTTGATGCTATTGGCGATTTACCTAGTGAGGCCAAAAAGCCGGTGATCACTCGTCAAGCCGACCTTGAAGAAGTAGTTTCAATTAACCTGTTTGGCGATGTACCTATCAGTGCATTACAGCGTTATTTAGACGAGCTACGAAACAAGCTCCTAGACTCCCCTTTAATACAGAAGGTTGATTACATTGGCCGGAAAGCTCAGCAAGTTTCTATTGAAATTGATGAGGCCAAATTGCAAGCTTTCAGTCTCTCGATGGACCAAATCGTCAACCAGATCAAAGCAGAATCGTTAACCCAAACGGCTGGTCAGCTTAAAGGTTCTCAAGGGACGTTAGTTCTTAAAACGGATCAACAACACCGAAGTGCGAAAGATTTCGCTTCTCTGCCAATCAAACGCACAGCAACAGGACAAACCATCCTCTTGTCAGACGTTGCTCACATTAAATTAGGGCTTGACGACGACGGCACTATTACTCGTTATAACGGTCAGCCATCAGTAGGCTTAGCGGTGAAAATGTATGGTCAATCAAACATTAACCAGCTAGCACAAGAGACTAAATCCATCGTTGATGCTTACCAGTTGACACTGCCGAACGGTATCCACCTTACCCAATGGAATGATCAAAGTGAGCCGATTAAGAACCGCTTATCTTTGCTACTTAAGAACAGTGCTCAAGGTATCGCTCTCGTTGTTATTTTACTGGCTCTGCTCTTAAACATACGCGTGGCTTTCTGGGTTGCCGTTGGCCTACCGGTTACATTTGCCGGAGCAATGGTACTTATGGGGGATTCCTTCTTTGGGCTCACCCTTAATGAATTAACCACCTTTGGCTTCATTATGGCACTCGGCATTGTCGTTGATGATGCCGTTGTAATCGGTGAGAGCATTTACGAACAAAGAGAGAAACACGGCGCCTCCATTGAATCGACCATCGCTGGTGCACAAAAAGTAGCGACACCGACCACATTTGGTGTGTTGACAACCATAGTCGCTTTTATGTCTCTTAGTTTAGTCGAAGGTGAACTCGGGAAAATCTTTGCGCAATTTGCTATGGCGGCGACTTTCTGCCTAATTTTCTCTCTCATTGAATCCAAATTAATTCTTCCAGCTCACCTTGCTCGCGTCAAAATGAAACCGACTTCAGCAAAAGGTATTCCTGCTGTATGGCACCATGTTCAACAGAGTGTTCTGCGTGGTTTCAAATACATTACTTGGCACTTCTACAAACCCTGTTTACAACTGGCTATACGCTATCGTTATGCTGTAATTTGTGGATTTGTTTCTCTGTGTATTTTGGTTGGCGGGTCGCTAATGACAGGCAAGCTTAAATCGGTATTTTTTCCAGAGATCTCTGACAACTTTATCACTATTGAGCTTGCCTTCGAAGATGATGCTGGCTACGGTTTGGTACAACGTGAAACACTTAAAGTTGAACAAATGGCTGCATCATTGAATGATTCATTGGTGCGCCAATATGCGCTGGCTGTACCGCCAATCCAAAGTGTATTGGTAGAAACCACCAATAACAGTTCTCAAATCATTGTTGGTCTTTCGAGCAACACTCAACGCCCAATCAGCGCGGGTGATATCGCTAAAGAATGGCAGGCCATGATCCCAACACTTGAAGGCATAGACAGCGCCAATTTCTTAGCCGATATGATCAGCGATAAAGCGATCAGCATAGAATTAAGAAGTCAAAATCAAGCAACGATCAGCAGCGCAACTCGCGAGTTGACTCATCACCTCAACAATGTAGAAGGTGTGCATGGAATAAAAAGTAGCCTCGCAAATACACAAGCCCAAGTTGATATTAAAGTTAACGAAATGGGGTTAACCATGGGGCTCACCACATCGAACCTCCTACAACAACTCAACATGGCCTATCAAGGTTACGAAGTGCAGCAATTTCAAGAAGGGTCGCATGAAATAAAGGTCAAGATTCAATACCCTCAGGCAAAAAGACAAACACTGGATAATCTCAAATACGCTCAAATTCGCTTGAACAATGGTAAGTTAGTACCACTCAATGCAGTAGCCAATATATCGACTCGATACGTGTCCAAAAACATTGAACGAATAAACCGTAACAGGGTCAATGTGATAACAGCTGATGTTGATAAAACGATCGCCTCTCCAGAAGAAATCGTTGATAAACTTGATAGCGACCTGTTTAAAGAGTTACAGAATAAGTATCGTGATCTGAGCATTGTTCTTTCTGGACAGCAACAAGAACAGGAACAAATATCAAATTCACTGTATAGCGTGTTTGCTATCGCTCTTATCGGCATCTACGCACTGCTTGCTATACCACTCAATTCATATTTTCAGCCACTGCTGATCATGTGTACTATTCCATTTGGTATTGTGGGTGCTTTAATGGGGCATTTAATCCAAGGGATACCTATCAGTATACTTTCTCTGTTTGGAATGCTTGCATTAACCGGGGTCGTCGTGAATGACAGTTTGTTGCTAATTTCACGCTTTAATACAAAGATAATGAGTGGTGATACTGTATACGAAGCGTTAATTGAATCAGGAACGGGACGCTTGCGCGCTATTGTGCTAACTTCTGCAACTACGTATTTTGGCTTAGTACCCTTACTGTCAGAGACATCTCCTCAAGCTCAGTTTTTGATACCTGCAGCTACGTCCATGGGGTATGGGATCTTATTCGCAACAATAATAACACTTATTTTGGTACCCTTGTTATTAATGGTTCAACAAGATATCAAGCAGCTGTATCACAATATCATCACCCAACGATCAGCTTCATTTACTGGGGTCAGGAAAAATGAAATCTAA
- a CDS encoding DMT family transporter, whose amino-acid sequence MKLGYLSITVTLLIWASFFLSLKGGANSDLTPADIALTRFLIPALALLPLLWKARSTIAAVPNRYLAGMFVGCGLPYLLVAGTAMQFVPVSHGSALVPGTLPLFVTGIAVLFFKQPLSRHRVVGLGLVLLGILLFLGSSLTSFNFEHTKGHLLLLCGSLMWATFTISARVANLNALVSAGFISFGSTLLLLVLIMTGTLPSHLMDTPISQWPVTELAVHSAVQGVGAGLIAAFTYLYAVNTLGAERSAAFGSVTPAVATLLAIPLFNEIPDTMTWLALGSICIGSLVASNIFMKHDKSMQYQPPSHSKA is encoded by the coding sequence ATGAAGCTTGGCTATTTATCTATTACTGTCACTCTGCTCATCTGGGCGAGCTTTTTCCTTTCTCTTAAAGGCGGCGCAAATTCAGATTTAACACCTGCAGACATCGCACTGACTCGATTCCTCATACCAGCATTGGCGCTATTACCTTTGTTGTGGAAAGCACGTAGCACGATCGCTGCTGTCCCGAATCGATACTTGGCCGGTATGTTTGTGGGGTGCGGGCTACCTTATTTACTCGTTGCAGGGACAGCCATGCAGTTTGTTCCGGTATCACACGGGAGCGCCTTGGTTCCGGGAACGCTTCCTCTGTTCGTAACAGGGATCGCTGTACTCTTTTTTAAGCAGCCACTTAGCCGACACCGTGTCGTTGGTTTAGGTTTGGTTTTGCTTGGGATATTGTTGTTTCTGGGAAGTAGCCTAACCAGCTTCAATTTTGAACACACCAAAGGTCACTTGTTATTATTGTGTGGCAGCTTAATGTGGGCGACTTTTACCATCTCAGCACGTGTTGCCAATCTTAATGCACTTGTGAGTGCAGGTTTCATTTCATTCGGTTCCACTTTACTATTGCTGGTCCTCATCATGACAGGAACCCTCCCTAGCCATTTGATGGACACACCAATTTCTCAATGGCCAGTTACTGAGCTTGCTGTGCATTCAGCTGTGCAAGGTGTGGGCGCCGGCTTAATCGCGGCATTCACATATTTATATGCTGTTAATACTTTAGGGGCTGAGCGCTCTGCTGCTTTTGGCAGTGTAACACCCGCTGTTGCAACCTTGTTGGCGATCCCACTGTTCAACGAAATTCCAGATACGATGACTTGGTTAGCACTTGGTTCGATTTGCATCGGCAGCTTGGTCGCGAGCAATATTTTCATGAAGCATGACAAGTCTATGCAGTATCAACCGCCAAGCCATAGCAAAGCCTGA
- a CDS encoding efflux RND transporter periplasmic adaptor subunit gives MKQILITVLGLLSIVATVMYILKSIPEETTLELEAQPSQYIKVTTVDIAAGQHHSTIEGYGQVIPEETLSLTSQVSGVVLSKAKHFKLGEQVSKGDLLFRIDDSSYQVLLANAEKDLANAQLSFLQEQRKHQRAQKEWKTSGIKEAPSPLALREPQFKAAKALLNAAQQAVEDATQQLSNTNIHAPFDAIVSQSNVTTGSVVASGTSLGQIKSIETAEVHLQLTEGDWQQLPSDLSALAVTIQSASDSGQQWAARASHLSLLVEQSTRMRNLILKIDSPLQQPEPLLLGSFVKIIIPGKSYSDSFVVSSSSITADGNIWYVKEGLLHRHKTQSLFQNVDAMGFDQDNLNQQITLVVKPLSSYVEGMHVLAISENPQTDNTTKLASNRNHSNRATKGESLKEVNDGQ, from the coding sequence ATGAAACAGATACTTATTACGGTTTTGGGTTTGCTTAGTATTGTTGCCACTGTAATGTACATCTTAAAGTCAATCCCCGAAGAAACAACGCTAGAACTGGAAGCTCAGCCTAGCCAATATATCAAAGTCACTACGGTCGACATTGCAGCAGGACAACACCATTCCACCATTGAAGGTTACGGACAGGTCATTCCAGAAGAGACTTTATCGCTTACGAGTCAGGTTTCCGGAGTGGTTCTTTCAAAAGCGAAACACTTTAAACTGGGTGAGCAAGTTTCTAAAGGCGACCTTTTATTTCGCATTGACGATTCCAGTTACCAAGTATTGTTGGCTAACGCAGAAAAAGACCTAGCAAACGCACAACTTTCATTTCTCCAAGAACAACGCAAACATCAACGTGCTCAAAAAGAGTGGAAAACTTCAGGTATAAAAGAAGCGCCGAGTCCCCTCGCTTTGCGAGAGCCTCAGTTTAAAGCAGCAAAGGCACTATTAAACGCCGCACAACAAGCAGTTGAAGATGCTACGCAACAACTAAGCAACACGAATATCCATGCTCCTTTTGATGCCATTGTCAGCCAAAGTAACGTCACCACAGGCAGTGTTGTTGCATCCGGAACCTCATTGGGACAGATAAAATCCATAGAAACTGCTGAAGTACATCTTCAGCTCACGGAAGGCGACTGGCAACAGCTCCCCTCTGATTTAAGTGCACTGGCGGTGACAATACAGTCAGCATCAGATTCAGGGCAACAATGGGCAGCTCGAGCGAGTCACCTTTCACTGCTCGTGGAACAATCAACACGTATGCGTAACCTCATATTAAAAATAGACTCCCCTCTTCAACAGCCAGAACCTTTGTTGCTCGGTAGCTTTGTGAAAATAATCATCCCAGGTAAGAGCTACTCTGATAGCTTTGTAGTTTCTTCCTCTTCCATTACGGCGGACGGTAATATTTGGTACGTCAAAGAAGGCCTGCTTCATCGTCACAAGACGCAATCGCTGTTTCAAAATGTCGATGCGATGGGTTTTGATCAGGACAACCTAAATCAGCAAATCACTTTGGTTGTAAAGCCGTTGTCTAGCTACGTGGAAGGGATGCACGTACTAGCAATCTCGGAGAACCCTCAGACAGATAACACAACCAAACTCGCATCCAATCGGAATCACTCAAACCGTGCGACTAAGGGCGAATCGCTTAAAGAGGTGAATGATGGACAATAA
- a CDS encoding DUF2860 domain-containing protein, producing MNYRMLMTLGVLFSANVLAELGEPGWGGEVGILVGFGSETDNSDAVKKGSLNSKGETESSALIEPLGQIRYTFGSDNDQQVFIGSSRGDVIEGVFAFEFGYALEYGNESVVSFSYLPTIASGEVWEDPFITNTARKTTDISGDTFRVQLDNLLDVGLSGDFAVYKQDIKNDKSGAHLGVPTSVLQRDAKGYYVSLSMEAPVTETSFIEPSLSYQKHLADGEAVSFSYYSSSLTYIMMVDDHAFSVNADYSYRSFDASNPVFKKTREDNEYSATLGYENMDVLGWEDWGFNALAGYSNNNSNIEYYDSSGYFMSIGASYHF from the coding sequence ATGAATTACCGCATGTTAATGACTCTAGGGGTTTTGTTTAGTGCAAATGTATTGGCTGAACTTGGTGAGCCTGGCTGGGGAGGAGAGGTTGGAATATTAGTGGGGTTTGGTAGTGAAACCGATAACTCTGATGCTGTAAAAAAAGGCAGTTTGAACAGTAAGGGAGAGACTGAATCGAGTGCGCTTATTGAACCGTTAGGGCAGATACGTTATACCTTTGGCTCAGATAACGACCAACAAGTATTTATAGGATCATCGCGAGGCGATGTTATTGAAGGTGTTTTTGCTTTTGAATTCGGTTACGCACTGGAATATGGCAACGAATCGGTCGTATCGTTCTCTTATCTTCCAACAATCGCAAGTGGTGAAGTATGGGAAGACCCATTTATAACCAATACTGCGAGGAAGACAACTGATATCTCTGGTGATACCTTTCGTGTACAACTCGATAACTTATTAGATGTTGGTTTATCAGGTGATTTCGCTGTCTACAAGCAAGATATTAAGAATGATAAATCGGGTGCTCACCTTGGAGTGCCTACAAGCGTGCTCCAACGTGATGCTAAAGGCTATTATGTAAGCCTATCAATGGAGGCGCCAGTCACTGAAACCTCTTTTATTGAGCCATCATTATCTTATCAAAAACATCTTGCGGATGGTGAAGCCGTTTCGTTCTCTTACTACTCAAGCTCGTTAACCTACATAATGATGGTGGACGACCATGCATTTTCGGTGAATGCTGATTACAGCTACCGTTCATTTGATGCATCCAATCCAGTTTTTAAGAAAACACGTGAAGATAATGAATATAGCGCAACGCTTGGCTATGAAAATATGGATGTTTTGGGCTGGGAAGATTGGGGGTTCAACGCATTAGCTGGTTATTCTAATAACAATTCAAATATCGAATACTACGACTCTAGTGGTTATTTTATGAGTATTGGTGCAAGCTACCACTTTTAA
- a CDS encoding SH3 domain-containing protein, which yields MDLMKKALIALLVLLILGGGGAAYYFFVMKTDPTPPEKEEEAVVEATTQSDSDLTSLIDPQPEPEQTEFYVLDRKLKVVEQPEIDGLITDYLYKGEKVELLEKQGEWARISDYIVLKEGGPQTAEWISMSGLSNDEVIISEQESREILDSYLAKSDDLKLYQEEFRNTVAKLISEGECDPSDFEELGGWVKSVKYSNRDVYFIYCGGLSLENKIYLDVKTNETFME from the coding sequence GTGGATTTGATGAAAAAAGCGCTGATCGCTTTACTTGTGTTATTAATATTGGGCGGAGGAGGGGCCGCGTACTACTTCTTCGTCATGAAAACAGATCCAACTCCACCAGAGAAAGAAGAAGAGGCAGTTGTAGAAGCTACGACACAATCTGATTCTGATCTTACATCCCTCATAGATCCTCAGCCTGAGCCAGAACAGACTGAGTTCTACGTTTTGGATAGAAAACTTAAAGTAGTCGAGCAGCCCGAAATTGATGGTTTGATAACCGACTATCTTTATAAGGGTGAAAAGGTCGAGCTATTAGAGAAGCAAGGCGAATGGGCTCGTATCTCTGACTATATTGTTTTAAAGGAAGGTGGTCCACAGACGGCGGAATGGATTTCAATGTCTGGGCTATCTAATGATGAAGTGATTATCTCTGAGCAAGAAAGCAGAGAGATATTAGATTCATACTTGGCTAAATCCGATGATCTTAAGCTCTATCAAGAGGAGTTCCGCAATACGGTGGCTAAGCTTATCTCTGAAGGGGAATGCGACCCAAGTGATTTTGAAGAGTTAGGCGGTTGGGTTAAATCAGTTAAATACAGTAACCGAGACGTTTATTTTATTTATTGTGGTGGGCTGTCTCTTGAAAATAAAATTTATCTAGATGTAAAAACTAATGAAACATTTATGGAATAG
- a CDS encoding exoribonuclease R — MQRDYTLTCLNNMPREELEEFSLRMIHRLVPEDAMTELFTFEQEEVTNEERMQSAKFDAMLRMTAIALSEVNLAFSESDNSQQNIERMTRLLLWHFYAMSFNLEQAISLEIHCDKVEKILLKAPTEAFGWVKELTELLHFYAEVNEGKENG, encoded by the coding sequence ATGCAACGCGATTACACTTTAACTTGCTTAAACAACATGCCTCGTGAAGAACTAGAAGAATTTAGTTTAAGAATGATTCATCGCCTTGTCCCTGAAGATGCAATGACGGAACTGTTTACGTTCGAACAGGAAGAAGTGACCAATGAAGAACGTATGCAATCAGCAAAGTTTGATGCGATGTTGCGAATGACAGCAATCGCGCTGAGTGAAGTGAATCTTGCGTTTAGTGAGTCGGATAACTCACAACAAAACATCGAACGCATGACTCGACTATTGCTTTGGCACTTCTATGCAATGTCGTTCAACCTTGAGCAAGCGATCAGCCTTGAAATTCACTGTGACAAAGTCGAGAAGATTTTGTTGAAAGCACCGACAGAAGCATTTGGTTGGGTCAAAGAACTCACAGAGTTGCTTCACTTCTATGCTGAGGTAAATGAAGGCAAAGAAAACGGATAG
- a CDS encoding sensor histidine kinase — translation MNMKKSFPIRGHLTAFFLGLSLLTALLFGELLIRHFEYGIEDSVKMRLASEWLSFNEVRLINPEAKLPKSYVVSFYYDQLPNIKVDDKNVLRDVTLENNEFTVVFVDETVTNDIKKEAVFGVYRFALEDGRLVFGVARYDYRLIGDTMDMWFEHRFNLILYIALSYICFIVMALWLYSYRVGKKTEQLVQWSESASNDLLANPAPNFKFSEYNRVALYLEKALSKNAQLVEREQRFLSHASHELRTPIAIIRANMEILERISLSSDLQRPISRIDRASTNMQQITETMLWLVRKSETPPNQSSVSVVALLDNLIEELEYLIQGEEIDIIRNYAHAPTVELPETPIKIVVGNLIRNAFQYTHCGTINIYFEQDSIVIKNINTQELDLPFQDSFGLGQDLTEKICNKLGWHLESEEIKGGLWARLHLPTGNKSVLFDN, via the coding sequence ATGAACATGAAAAAGAGCTTCCCAATACGCGGGCATCTAACAGCCTTCTTCTTGGGTTTATCACTGCTGACGGCCTTACTGTTTGGCGAACTGTTAATTCGCCACTTTGAATATGGGATAGAAGATTCAGTAAAAATGCGACTCGCCAGTGAATGGTTGAGCTTTAACGAAGTACGCCTTATAAATCCAGAGGCAAAACTACCTAAGTCTTACGTGGTGTCATTTTATTATGACCAATTGCCTAACATAAAGGTCGATGATAAAAATGTACTTCGGGATGTAACACTAGAAAACAACGAATTCACTGTCGTCTTCGTTGATGAAACGGTTACCAACGACATCAAGAAAGAGGCTGTCTTTGGTGTCTACCGTTTTGCTCTCGAAGACGGACGATTGGTATTCGGTGTAGCTCGATACGACTACCGTCTGATTGGCGATACCATGGACATGTGGTTCGAACATCGCTTTAACCTCATTCTCTACATAGCTCTTAGCTATATCTGTTTCATTGTAATGGCACTTTGGCTCTACAGTTATCGAGTCGGAAAAAAAACCGAACAACTCGTCCAATGGTCAGAAAGTGCGTCCAACGACTTATTGGCGAACCCAGCTCCCAACTTTAAATTTAGTGAGTACAATCGAGTTGCGCTTTATCTCGAAAAGGCACTAAGTAAGAATGCGCAATTGGTAGAAAGAGAGCAGCGTTTTCTGTCTCATGCTAGTCACGAATTGAGAACACCTATTGCAATCATACGAGCAAATATGGAGATATTAGAGCGCATTTCCCTATCCTCAGATTTACAGCGACCAATCAGCCGTATCGACCGTGCTAGTACCAACATGCAACAAATTACCGAAACTATGCTTTGGCTAGTCCGAAAAAGTGAAACCCCTCCGAATCAGAGCTCAGTATCGGTAGTCGCTTTGTTGGATAATTTGATAGAAGAGTTGGAGTACTTAATTCAAGGTGAAGAGATCGACATCATCCGTAATTACGCTCATGCCCCAACAGTGGAACTCCCAGAGACTCCAATCAAAATTGTCGTTGGCAATCTCATTCGTAACGCCTTCCAATACACACATTGCGGCACGATTAATATCTATTTTGAACAAGACAGCATAGTGATCAAAAATATCAATACACAAGAACTTGATCTGCCATTCCAGGATAGCTTTGGCCTAGGGCAGGATTTAACCGAAAAAATATGTAACAAGTTAGGGTGGCACCTTGAATCTGAGGAAATTAAGGGAGGCTTGTGGGCTAGGCTTCATTTACCGACTGGGAACAAGTCAGTACTTTTCGATAATTAG